The Candidatus Polarisedimenticolia bacterium genome window below encodes:
- the rlmB gene encoding 23S rRNA (guanosine(2251)-2'-O)-methyltransferase RlmB, translating into MTDLVFGIHPVLEALQAGRRTVTRVVIAASRHDARMRQIVEAGRKAGVPVQFQPDRAVDRLAGGEAHQGVVAFMAGAAYADAEGLLASAGPRTLFVVLDGVEDPRNLGAVIRTAAAAGADGLFLPERGAAGLTPVAVKASAGLAERLPVARVTNIVALLKSMKEKNIWVAGVDQEGATPWTSFDLTVPLALVLGGEGRGLRRLARETCDVVLSVPLAAGVESLNLAVAAGVVLFEAVRQRRGKGAGPVGSGPQEAR; encoded by the coding sequence GTGACCGACCTGGTGTTCGGGATTCACCCGGTCCTCGAGGCCCTGCAGGCGGGGCGGCGCACCGTCACCCGGGTGGTCATTGCGGCGTCCCGGCACGATGCGCGGATGCGGCAGATCGTCGAGGCGGGGCGCAAGGCGGGGGTCCCCGTCCAGTTCCAGCCGGATCGCGCCGTCGACCGCCTCGCGGGCGGAGAGGCGCACCAGGGGGTCGTCGCGTTCATGGCCGGCGCGGCCTACGCCGATGCCGAGGGGCTTTTGGCGTCCGCCGGTCCCCGGACGCTCTTCGTGGTTCTCGACGGAGTCGAGGATCCCCGCAACCTCGGGGCCGTGATCAGGACGGCCGCCGCTGCCGGGGCCGACGGCCTGTTCCTGCCCGAGCGCGGGGCGGCTGGCCTGACTCCGGTCGCCGTCAAGGCCTCCGCCGGCCTCGCCGAGCGCCTGCCGGTGGCCCGGGTCACCAACATCGTCGCTCTGCTCAAGTCCATGAAGGAGAAGAATATCTGGGTCGCCGGTGTGGACCAGGAAGGGGCCACTCCCTGGACGTCGTTCGACCTGACCGTTCCCCTGGCGCTGGTCCTCGGGGGGGAGGGACGCGGCCTGAGGCGGCTGGCCCGGGAGACGTGTGACGTGGTCCTGTCGGTCCCTCTGGCCGCGGGGGTCGAGTCGCTGAACCTGGCGGTGGCGGCCGGCGTCGTCCTGTTCGAGGCGGTGCGCCAGAGGCGCGGGAAGGGGGCCGGGCCGGTCGGGAGCGGGCCGCAGGAGGCTCGATAG